A single region of the Triticum dicoccoides isolate Atlit2015 ecotype Zavitan chromosome 2B, WEW_v2.0, whole genome shotgun sequence genome encodes:
- the LOC119368938 gene encoding uncharacterized protein LOC119368938, whose protein sequence is MADEQYYAEPPEAPHGLLLAMALGLLVAWPLFVGHGGAPVTYAIADGIAELLGPVGLLLLPIGLLLLISLQSSYRGHDVFAFGGSPDAVHHVGESAIGVALMLVLVLVLLYYRSVLFRGGGDGDE, encoded by the coding sequence ATGGCGGACGAGCAGTACTACGCTGAACCGCCAGAGGCGCCACACGGGCTGCTGCTGGCGATGGCGTTGGGGCTGCTGGTTGCCTGGCCGCTTTTTGTGGGTCACGGGGGTGCGCCGGTAACCTATGCCATCGCCGATGGCATCGCCGAGCTGCTCGGCCCCGTGGGCCTACTCCTCCTCCCTATcgggctcctcctcctcatcagccTCCAATCCTCCTACCGCGGCCATGACGTGTTCGCGTTCGGCGGCTCGCCCGATGCTGTGCACCACGTTGGGGAATCCGCCATCGGCGTGGCGCTCATGctggtcctcgtcctcgtccttctCTACTACCGGTCCGTGCTCTTCCGCGGCGGCGGAGACGGTGACGAGTAG